A section of the Spirosoma pollinicola genome encodes:
- a CDS encoding OmpA family protein, whose protein sequence is MSSSLLDHLRSTFTPAAVSELSRTLGEAPAPIQKALDGLLPAVTAGVINRASGQQGATQLYQLLRDTPFARDSTLSQLVDTGDHRQKAADSGNGLFKQLYPDQPNRLAEATAQYSGVSPGSATTLTGLVMSVLMGFLHQQLSSRSLTQSQLSALLLGETDSARLAIPTGLAALLGWFLGTPRPASALRTEPIPPAANEDRPAGVVWWRWLLGALALLALLFFLLRGCNRDKTQQTVDASSTVASDTIASDGNGNGPEVRVGVDLPGGRKLSVVEHSFNDSLARYLATTGSQTPRVFTFDNLTFETDSARITAQARPHVDDLIQIMQAYPTLQIRIEGNTDSTGDEAINDPLSGERAETVKQALIQGGIAASRVSTRERGDTKPVASNQTAAGRQKNRRIDVIITKI, encoded by the coding sequence ATGAGCAGTAGCCTACTCGACCACCTGCGCTCTACGTTTACCCCGGCGGCTGTTAGCGAGCTGTCCCGCACCCTGGGCGAAGCCCCGGCCCCCATCCAAAAAGCACTCGACGGCCTGCTGCCCGCCGTCACGGCGGGGGTCATCAACCGGGCCTCCGGGCAGCAGGGGGCAACCCAATTGTATCAGTTACTGCGCGATACGCCCTTTGCGCGTGATTCCACCCTGAGCCAGCTGGTTGACACGGGTGATCATCGCCAGAAAGCGGCGGACTCCGGCAATGGCCTGTTCAAACAACTTTATCCGGACCAGCCCAACCGATTGGCCGAAGCGACGGCGCAATACAGTGGGGTTAGCCCGGGATCGGCTACTACCCTGACGGGGTTGGTCATGTCGGTGCTGATGGGCTTTTTGCACCAGCAACTCAGCAGCCGGTCACTGACCCAGTCCCAACTGAGTGCGCTGCTTTTGGGCGAAACCGATTCGGCCCGGCTGGCGATTCCAACCGGGTTGGCAGCCCTTTTAGGCTGGTTCTTGGGTACGCCCCGGCCAGCCAGCGCCCTGCGAACCGAGCCGATCCCCCCGGCTGCGAACGAGGACCGGCCCGCGGGCGTAGTTTGGTGGCGCTGGCTGCTCGGGGCGCTGGCTTTACTGGCGCTGCTGTTTTTCTTACTGCGCGGGTGTAACCGCGATAAGACCCAGCAGACCGTTGACGCAAGCTCTACTGTGGCCTCTGACACCATCGCCAGTGATGGGAACGGCAACGGTCCCGAGGTGCGGGTGGGGGTTGATCTACCAGGGGGTCGAAAATTAAGCGTTGTCGAACATTCCTTCAACGATAGCTTAGCCCGCTATCTAGCGACTACCGGTAGCCAGACACCACGCGTGTTTACGTTTGACAACTTAACCTTTGAAACCGATTCGGCCCGCATTACGGCCCAGGCCCGGCCCCACGTGGATGATCTGATCCAGATCATGCAGGCCTACCCGACGCTGCAAATCCGCATCGAGGGCAACACCGACAGTACGGGCGACGAGGCCATTAATGACCCCTTATCGGGAGAACGGGCCGAAACGGTTAAACAAGCTTTGATCCAGGGTGGCATTGCAGCCAGCCGGGTGAGTACCCGGGAGCGGGGGGATACCAAACCCGTAGCCAGTAATCAGACCGCAGCCGGTCGTCAGAAGAACCGCCGAATTGACGTGATAATCACTAAGATCTAG
- a CDS encoding BamA/TamA family outer membrane protein — MAPLPLEKFRKQAIRAGAIDSSMALNITALSPKSNQRDSVFYTRLKTRMYKHRLTHQLYDAVFQDVYNSHSQTGEVSTLAVNPFSAFKGQTIGAIYIRRLGVFGRSVYDTLRQSGNRFEKLGSQLHTNTKEYVIRHSYLLFKVGDALDPIVLQDNERLLRTTSIFHDARIQAVARPSEEFVVDIYVITQDVWSLLPTGGFGGFDNFSVGLQQLNFRGLGHQVSAQLAYSGSDPRQTLEYEAHYKIPFIGKTFLTAQADGVYLRDLKQASVKLYRPFITPDTKYAGSFELNHTQLNTQVITRLDSVIRVPIGYYYSDLWLGRSFRLFYKPSGTDTKGRSRLIVALRNTNYAYVQRPTVTADTNQAYQNNRTTLVSLGYSRRKYVRDVLIYGFGRTEDVPVGVSLIATGGVDYAELGQRLYTGLSFAQGNYVPHLGYLYSLVSIGGFHRRQRIEQGVFSLETNYFSPLLLNRWGNLRHFLTGRYTAGIGRFNNEYISLNTSSGNQNDAISVASDALRGTHRLFLGYENILFTRVSVVGFRVALLSFVSVGLVSFADRSFLAGPLYQGYGLGFRLRNENLTFNSIQIRLAYYPNIPGNATPFRQAFEAVPSVRFRDFDLPAPQIIAYQ, encoded by the coding sequence ATGGCCCCCTTACCTCTTGAGAAATTCCGCAAACAAGCTATTAGGGCGGGAGCCATCGATTCGTCGATGGCTCTTAATATTACGGCCCTGTCGCCTAAAAGTAACCAGCGCGACAGCGTTTTTTATACCCGATTGAAAACCCGCATGTATAAACACCGGCTTACTCACCAGTTATATGACGCGGTTTTTCAAGATGTCTATAATAGTCATTCCCAAACGGGCGAAGTCAGCACGCTGGCCGTGAACCCCTTCTCAGCGTTTAAGGGTCAAACCATAGGTGCCATTTATATTCGTCGCCTGGGCGTGTTTGGCCGCTCGGTCTATGATACACTGCGCCAGTCAGGCAATAGGTTCGAAAAACTGGGCAGTCAGTTGCATACAAACACTAAAGAATATGTAATTCGCCATTCGTATTTACTCTTTAAGGTCGGCGATGCGTTGGACCCAATTGTACTTCAGGACAACGAGCGGCTTCTGCGAACGACTTCCATCTTCCATGATGCTCGGATTCAGGCCGTTGCTCGTCCGAGTGAGGAGTTTGTAGTCGATATCTACGTAATTACCCAAGATGTTTGGTCATTATTGCCAACAGGAGGCTTTGGTGGATTTGACAACTTTAGTGTTGGTTTACAACAACTAAATTTCCGGGGCCTGGGCCATCAGGTATCCGCCCAACTAGCTTATTCGGGTAGCGACCCTCGCCAGACCTTGGAGTACGAGGCTCATTATAAAATACCCTTTATCGGCAAAACCTTCTTAACGGCACAGGCAGACGGGGTATATCTACGTGACTTGAAACAAGCCTCGGTCAAACTCTACCGCCCATTCATAACGCCGGATACCAAATATGCGGGCTCATTTGAACTGAACCATACCCAGCTCAACACTCAGGTGATCACCCGACTGGACAGCGTAATACGGGTTCCGATCGGCTATTATTATTCTGACCTATGGCTGGGCCGCTCGTTTCGCTTGTTTTACAAGCCGTCGGGTACGGACACCAAGGGCCGTTCCCGGCTGATTGTAGCCCTGCGCAATACGAATTATGCGTACGTACAACGTCCCACCGTCACGGCGGATACCAATCAGGCCTACCAGAACAACCGCACTACGCTGGTTAGTCTGGGCTATTCCCGCCGCAAATACGTGAGGGATGTGCTCATTTATGGCTTCGGCCGGACCGAAGACGTCCCGGTGGGGGTCTCCCTGATTGCCACCGGGGGCGTTGATTACGCCGAGCTGGGCCAGCGCTTATACACTGGTCTATCATTCGCCCAGGGTAATTACGTGCCCCATCTGGGTTATCTCTACAGCTTAGTGAGTATCGGGGGCTTTCACCGGCGGCAGCGGATCGAGCAGGGGGTGTTCTCGCTGGAGACCAATTACTTTAGTCCCCTGCTACTTAACCGATGGGGCAATCTGCGGCACTTTCTCACGGGTCGTTATACGGCGGGCATTGGCCGGTTTAATAACGAATACATTTCGCTCAATACCAGCAGCGGCAACCAGAACGATGCCATCAGTGTAGCCAGTGATGCCCTACGGGGGACCCACCGCTTATTCTTGGGCTACGAGAACATTCTCTTCACGCGGGTCAGTGTGGTGGGCTTTCGGGTGGCACTGCTCAGCTTCGTGAGTGTAGGGCTGGTGAGCTTTGCCGATCGGTCTTTCTTGGCGGGTCCGCTTTACCAGGGTTACGGGCTGGGCTTTCGGTTGCGGAATGAAAACCTGACCTTTAACAGTATTCAGATCCGGCTAGCGTATTACCCTAACATTCCGGGCAACGCCACGCCCTTTCGACAGGCTTTCGAAGCAGTTCCCTCGGTTCGTTTTCGGGATTTTGATCTACCGGCTCCCCAGATTATTGCCTACCAATAA
- a CDS encoding alpha/beta fold hydrolase — MVSRYKDPTQAAHFNDQWAQALQQLNGLQLHPHTLTTDWGQTRVWIHTPQRRIYETIVLLPGFNASSLVWLVGQGINSLSKNYRLCLVDINGQPGFSEGMIPKPGTDEYGHWTRQVLKQLGISRATLIGHALGALICLKACRVSPELVKKVILVNPAGLQPLSLSIALLRYYLLALRGPSHASLQAFLREAVFSPLAPPLNPAQEKLLIDFQCYSLSSFELTPWWHQTLAKEELASVQTPLYLVLGAQDKLYPYQASLSRATQHLPSLVSVTVLPKLGHSLQGNTILFSALRSILAQGD; from the coding sequence ATGGTCTCTCGTTACAAAGATCCCACTCAAGCGGCCCACTTCAATGATCAATGGGCTCAGGCACTTCAGCAACTGAACGGGCTTCAGCTGCACCCCCATACCCTGACCACCGACTGGGGCCAGACCCGCGTTTGGATTCACACGCCCCAGCGCCGTATCTACGAAACAATTGTGCTTCTTCCCGGCTTTAACGCGAGCTCTCTTGTCTGGCTGGTTGGCCAGGGGATCAATAGCCTGAGCAAGAACTACCGGTTGTGTCTGGTTGATATCAATGGACAGCCGGGCTTTAGTGAAGGGATGATTCCCAAACCGGGAACAGATGAATATGGTCACTGGACCCGCCAGGTGCTCAAGCAGTTGGGCATTAGCCGGGCGACTCTGATTGGACACGCCTTGGGTGCTCTCATCTGTCTCAAAGCCTGCCGGGTATCTCCTGAGCTTGTCAAGAAAGTAATTTTAGTTAATCCCGCTGGTCTTCAGCCACTTTCACTCTCGATCGCCTTGCTACGGTATTACTTACTAGCTTTACGAGGTCCCTCTCATGCCTCCTTACAGGCTTTTCTGCGAGAAGCTGTTTTTAGCCCACTGGCCCCCCCGCTGAACCCAGCGCAGGAAAAGCTGTTGATTGATTTTCAATGCTACTCGCTGAGTTCCTTCGAACTCACTCCCTGGTGGCACCAGACGTTGGCTAAAGAGGAGTTGGCTTCGGTTCAAACTCCACTTTATTTAGTCTTGGGCGCTCAAGATAAGTTATACCCCTATCAGGCCAGCCTGAGCCGGGCCACTCAGCATCTGCCCTCTCTGGTAAGTGTAACCGTATTACCGAAGCTTGGTCATAGTCTACAAGGGAATACTATTCTTTTTTCGGCTCTACGATCAATTCTAGCCCAAGGTGATTGA
- a CDS encoding TetR/AcrR family transcriptional regulator, with protein MKGTKEKLIEAAVVALNRDESATIEQIANVAGVTRRTIHRCFNDRNTLVEECKQTMLRVCNLKMTEAYHSSEQPAVQIENMFYAALEVGVQYSFVKKLFKRNQYTDLGNNHEVAYDDVKANWFRLVELLQQQGAIDRKLSIPWIYNLFGGMVDIAIEAQQAGDVARNDIKKFSWTSFKGSIGLH; from the coding sequence ATGAAAGGGACGAAGGAAAAACTGATTGAAGCTGCTGTTGTCGCCCTCAACAGAGATGAATCAGCCACCATAGAACAGATTGCTAACGTTGCCGGGGTGACTCGACGAACGATACATCGCTGTTTCAACGACCGAAATACATTAGTGGAAGAATGCAAACAAACCATGCTCCGAGTTTGCAATCTCAAAATGACGGAAGCCTATCATAGTAGTGAACAACCTGCCGTCCAGATTGAAAACATGTTCTATGCGGCCCTAGAAGTAGGTGTTCAGTATTCGTTCGTCAAAAAACTGTTCAAACGCAATCAGTATACGGATCTGGGCAATAACCATGAAGTGGCCTATGACGATGTCAAAGCCAACTGGTTTAGGTTGGTCGAGCTTCTTCAGCAACAAGGAGCAATCGATAGGAAGCTGTCAATTCCCTGGATCTATAATTTGTTTGGAGGAATGGTGGACATCGCTATCGAAGCCCAACAAGCAGGCGACGTTGCTCGTAACGACATCAAAAAGTTTTCATGGACCTCATTCAAAGGAAGTATTGGCCTTCACTAA
- a CDS encoding alpha/beta fold hydrolase, with protein MQSINTADTYFDSELVKQLPGFTSNYVTVNGIQLHYILGGQGKPLVLLPGWPQTWWSYHKIMPLLADSYQVIVVELRGMGSSDKPMTGYSKKSMASDVSALLDQLDIERTYIAGHDIGAAVAFSFAAHFPQKTEKLVLLDTPHPDENMYKLPMLSTGAGVHPWWVAFNQVKNLPEQVLEGRFHLVQDWLFDQLLEDKTAISGFDRQVYAQAYNNQDAIRASNGWYQTFPEDIEDIKGKHVEAPTIGIASPTGYQMLSYALPPYVAKLEIKEVVGTGHFVQEERPLETIRLIHDFLG; from the coding sequence ATGCAATCAATCAACACAGCCGACACCTATTTCGATAGCGAATTAGTCAAACAGCTCCCCGGTTTCACCAGCAACTATGTAACGGTTAATGGCATTCAACTGCACTATATCCTGGGTGGTCAAGGTAAGCCGCTAGTCTTATTACCGGGCTGGCCTCAAACTTGGTGGAGCTATCATAAAATCATGCCCTTGCTCGCTGACAGCTATCAGGTCATTGTAGTTGAGTTGCGCGGTATGGGAAGCTCGGATAAACCGATGACGGGCTATTCGAAAAAGAGCATGGCTAGTGATGTGTCTGCTTTACTCGACCAATTGGACATTGAGCGAACCTACATCGCCGGTCATGACATTGGGGCTGCCGTAGCCTTCAGCTTCGCGGCCCATTTTCCTCAAAAGACTGAAAAGCTGGTTTTGCTGGATACACCCCATCCTGACGAAAACATGTACAAGCTTCCCATGCTCTCGACTGGGGCGGGTGTTCATCCATGGTGGGTCGCTTTTAATCAAGTTAAGAACTTGCCGGAACAGGTCCTGGAAGGCCGTTTCCATCTGGTACAGGATTGGCTTTTTGACCAACTGCTCGAGGACAAGACGGCCATCAGTGGGTTTGACAGACAGGTGTACGCCCAGGCTTACAACAATCAGGATGCTATTAGAGCTTCAAATGGCTGGTATCAGACCTTTCCTGAAGACATTGAAGATATTAAAGGCAAGCATGTCGAGGCACCAACTATTGGCATAGCTAGTCCTACCGGCTACCAGATGCTTTCTTATGCGTTACCCCCTTACGTTGCTAAGTTGGAAATAAAAGAAGTGGTAGGAACAGGCCATTTTGTGCAGGAAGAGAGGCCCCTTGAAACGATTAGACTCATACACGATTTTCTTGGTTAG
- a CDS encoding carboxymuconolactone decarboxylase family protein: MDTPFLTPIEKPKSLLWKVLYFFTRKRFGKVITPLKVMAVRLPLAFGSFSGKIGQLDRKLKLPPETVMLVRERVAQLNVCLFCIDIGRAFTIMAHMNQAKFEALSDYSRSPLFSEKEKVLLDFVTRLTRDRQMEAELFDKLAQQYDERSICEIVWIVASEFYYNMSNIGLNIHSDMICDIAQKKVISDKKEVAATAQIN; this comes from the coding sequence ATGGATACGCCTTTTCTGACCCCCATTGAAAAACCCAAGAGCTTACTCTGGAAAGTGCTCTACTTCTTCACCCGAAAACGCTTCGGGAAAGTGATTACTCCCTTGAAAGTTATGGCCGTCCGGCTCCCGCTGGCCTTTGGCTCCTTTTCGGGCAAAATTGGCCAGCTCGACAGAAAGCTCAAACTACCCCCTGAAACGGTTATGCTCGTGCGGGAGCGGGTGGCTCAACTGAATGTATGCCTTTTCTGCATCGATATAGGCCGAGCCTTCACCATTATGGCCCACATGAATCAGGCGAAGTTTGAGGCCTTATCTGACTACTCACGCAGCCCCCTCTTTTCGGAAAAAGAAAAGGTTTTGCTCGATTTTGTCACCCGGCTCACCCGGGACCGCCAGATGGAAGCCGAGTTGTTCGACAAACTGGCTCAGCAGTATGACGAACGCTCAATCTGCGAGATTGTCTGGATTGTAGCTTCCGAGTTTTACTATAACATGAGTAATATTGGCCTCAATATTCACTCCGACATGATCTGCGATATAGCGCAGAAAAAAGTCATTTCTGATAAAAAGGAAGTAGCTGCTACGGCGCAAATAAATTAA